The genome window GGTCGGCATCACCGCGGAAATACCGCGCTTCGCCAGACGACCGTGACCGACCTCACGACGACCCGGAGTGCCCATACGGCCAGCTTCACCAACGGAATACGGAGGGAAGTTGTAATGGAACAGGAACGGATCCTTACGCTCACCTTCCAGAGCATCGATGATCTGCATGTCGCGGGCGGTACCCAGCGTGGCGGTCACGATAGCCTGGGTTTCACCACGGGTAAACAGTGCAGAACCGTGAGTGCTCGGCAGAACGCCCACTTCAATTTCAATCGGACGAACGGTCTTGTTGTCACGGCCATCGATACGCGGCTTGCCGTCGATAACCTGCTGACGAACACAGGTTTTCTCGATCTTACCGAAGCACTTCTTGACCTCGTCTGCGGAAGGCTGGTTCTCTTCCTCACCGGCGAACTTCTCAACTGCGGTCGCCTTGATCTCGCCCAGACGAGCATAACGCTCCATCTTGTCACGGATGCTGTAAGCTTCCTCGATCGCTGAACTGAACTCACCCTTGATGGCGTTCAGCAGCTCGGCATTCTCAGTCTCGGGCAGCCATTCCCAGCGTGGCTTGCCAGTCTCGGCAGCGAATTCCTTGATGGCGTTGACCGCAACCTGCATTTCCTGGTGCGCGAACAGAACACCGCCCAGCATCTGGTCTTCGGTCAGGCCTTTGGCTTCGGACTCAACCATCAGAACCGCGTCCTCAGTACCGGCGACGACCATGTTGAGCAGCGATGTTTCGAGCTCTTCGAAGGTCGGGTTCAGGAAGTAACCGCGCTCATTGGTGAAAGCAACACGGGCTGCACCAATGGGACCGTCGAACGGAATGCCGGAAATCGACAGCGCAGCGGACGCAGCCAGCATGGCGGCCATGTCCGGATCCTGGGTCTTGTTGGCAGACATCACGGTCAGGACAACCTGAACTTCGTTCATGTAGCCATTCGGGAACAGCGGACGGATCGGACGGTCGATCAGGCGGGACGTCAGGGTTTCCTTCTCTGAAGGACGACCTTCACGCTTGAAGAAACCACCCGGGATCTTGCCTACAGCGTAGGTTTTCTCGGTGTAGTTAACGGTCAGCGGGAAAAAGCCCTGGCCCGGCTTTGGTTCCTTGGCACCAACAACAGTGCCCAGCACGGACACATCATCGATGGTAACCAGAACGGCGCCGGTCGCCTGACGGGCAATACGTCCGGTTTCCAGAGTGACGGTTTTGCCGCCGAGCTCAAACGATTTCTTTACAGGTTTCAGATCCACAAAAAACTCCTGGTAACTCGTTTCCAGATTGATTCAACCGGCACGCCCATGCGCACAAGTCGTTGGTCTGCAGGTGTTTAAAATGTGATCCGAAAGGCAACCCGTCTCAAAGCTAACAGGCTGTTGAAAAGCCCGGGGTGGACATTCGCAATATGTCCAGCCCGGGCTTTTCAACAACCTGCTATCAATTTCGGCTTTCCATTACGACAGGGAATCCTTCGAAATCACTGACACAACAACTGCAGTATTAATGGCGAGAAGCACAACCGGCGGCACCGCAAGCGGTTCCGCCGGCTGCCGGTTGCTTCCGGCAATAGCCGAAGGCAGCCTTCAGGTCGTAAAGACCGGATTAGCGACGCAGACCCAGACGCTGGATAAGATCCAGGTAACGGTCAGCATTCTTGCGCTTGAGGTAGTCCAGCAGCTTACGACGCTGGTTTACCATCCGGATCAGACCACGGCGGGAATGATGATCCTGCTTGTTGGTCTTGAAATGACCCTGCAGCTTATTGATGTTCGCGCTCAGCAGTGCAACCTGAACTTCAGGAGAACCGGTATCGCCTTCACCTTGCTGAAAATCATTAACGATCTCTGACTTCTCACTGGCAGAAAGTGCCATATTTCACCTCATTGTTTGCGATGCAATCGAATACGGCCGAACCGCGCATCTCTACAGCCCGGCTAAACAGTGACACGCCTATCGCTTGCCACTGCTCTTCACCAGTCGGCGAGGGATCAGGTTGATCAACTCACCTTCCGGGAATGCTTCTGCCAACCCCACAAAACCTTCGTTGCCATAAAGACGCACAAAGCCTTCAAGGGATTGACCGGGTATTCTAACTGGTTGTCCGTTCAATATCGACACCAACGGCGGCCCGGCGAGTTTCACCTCCGGGAACATCGAAAGTGCCGCGTCCGGCGCTACCAGCAGTCCGTCAAGACTCTCATCGCGCTCACGCATCGCCTCGAGTTTCGGGACCTCGTGGGCACTGGAGAGTGTAAAACCGGACGCCATCGTTCGACGCAACGCAATAACATGGGCTCCGCACCCCAGCGCTTCGCCGATATCCTCAACCAGTGAGCGAATATACGTACCCTTGGTGCAGCTAACGGCGATATCCAGCTCATTCTCCCGCACATCCAGCAGGGTCAGCTCGTATATAGTCACCGGTCGGGCCGGACGTTCCACCTCGATGCCCTCGCGGGCATATTCGTAGAGGGGACGCCCCTTATGTTTGAGAGCGGAATACATAGACGGGACTTGCTGGATGTCACCCCGGAAACCATCCAGAACAGTTTCCAGGTATTCTGTCGACAGGTCTGAGGGAACCGGTTTTTCCTCAACCACCGCACCTTCGCTGTCCCCGGTTTCAGTCCGGATACCCAGTCGGGCGGTTGCAACATAGGCCTTGTCGCTATCCAGCATCATCTGGGAAAACTTGGTGGCCTCGCCAAAACACAACGGCAGCACACCCGTCGCCAGTGGATCAAGAGCGCCGGTATGACCAGCCTTGGCAGCGCCATAAAGACGCTTAACCTGCTGCAGGATGCCATTGGAGGTGACACCCAGAGGCTTGTCGATCACCAGAATGCCGTTGACGTCACGACCTTTGCGTCTGCGGCTCAAGCGGTCTGCTCCGGATCATTCTGGCTGTCGTCGTCATCACTGTCGACTACGGGCTTATCGCCAACGGCCTTGCGAATGAGACTGTCCATCTTACGGCTGTAACCCTGCAGGGTATCGAAGTGGAAACGAAGCTGAGGAACAACCCGCAGCTTCATTGCCCGTCCGACCTGCCCACGCAGGAACCCCGACGCCTTAGCCAGCACCTTCAGGGAATCCTGAACCTCAGGAGAGTCTTCCGTCAGTTCCTCGGCAGACAGCAGCGACACGTAGATATCGGCGTACCCGAGATCACGACTCACTTTCACCGCGTTGACCGTGACCATGCCGATCCGCGGGTCTTTGACCTCCCGCTGGATCAGCTGGGCCAGTTCACGCTGCATCTGATCGCCAATGCGATCAATACGACTGAACTCTCTTGGCATCAGGCCCCCGTGGATTCGAGCTTACGCTCGACCCGAACGCGGTCGAACACCTCGATCTGGTCACCGACCTTCACGTCATAGCCCTTAACGCCGATACCACATTCCATACCGTTACGTACCTCGGGCACGTCATCCTTGAAGCGACGCAGGGATTCCAGCTCGCCTTCAAAGATCACCACGTTGTCCCGCAGAACACGGATGGGCTTGTTACGGTACACGTTGCCCTCAGTCACCATACAACCAGCGACCTGGCCGAACTTCGGTGAACGGAACACATCACGCACATCAGCGATACCGACGATGTCCTCACGGAATTCCGGAGCCAGCATGCCGGTCAGGGCCGCCTTCACATCATCAATCAGGTTGTAGATGATGCTGTAGTAACGCAGATCCAGACCTTCCTGCTCAACGAGGCGCTTGGATGCGGCATCAGCACGGACGTTGAAACCGAAGATAACCGCATTGGTCGCCATGGCCAGGCTGATGTCGGTTTCGGCAATACCACCAACGCCGGAAGATACAATCTTCACCTGAACTTCATCGTTGCCCAGGTCCTTGAGCGCCTTGAGAATGGCTTCCAGAGAACCACGAACATCGGTCTTGAGTACAACGTTGAGGGTTTTGACCTCATCTTTACCCATGTTCTCGAACAGATTCTCGAGCTTGGCAGCCTGCTGGCGCTGCAACCGCTGCTCCCGCTCGCGAGTCTGACGGAACTCGGCCAGTTCTTTGGCCTTCTTCTCGTCAGCAACGGCGAAGAATTCATCACCTGCATCCGGCGTTCCGTTAAGACCAAGAATCTCCACCGGAATGGATGGCCCGGCTTCTTTGGCCTGCTTACCGGCTTCATCGGTCATGGCGCGGACCTTACCAAAGTAAGAACCGGCTACGACCATGTCGCCCTGACGCAGAGTACCGTTCTGAACCAGAACTGTGGCAACAGAACCACGGCCGCGCTCAAGACTGGACTCAACCACAACACCCTTGGCAGGTGCATCCGGAGAGGCTTCCAGCTCAAGGATTTCAGACTGCAGCAATACCGCTTCAAGCAGGGCCTCGATACCGTCACCGGTATGCGCGGAAACCGGAACAAACTGGACATCCCCGCCCCAATCTTCCGGAACGACTTCCAGTGCAGCCAGCTCGCTCTTGATACGATCGGGGTCTGCGCCTTCCTTGTCCATCTTGTTGATGGCTACCACAAGCGGCACACCCGCGGAGCGCGCATGCTGAACGGCTTCCTTGGTCTGCGGCATGACACCATCATCCGCCGCAACGACCAGGATAACGATATCCGTACACTGGGCGCCACGAGCACGCATGGCGGTGAACGCCGCGTGGCCCGGGGTATCCAGGAAGGACACCATGCCGTGGTCGGTTTCCACGTGGTAAGCACCAATGTGCTGGGTGATACCACCGGACTCACCGGAGGCCACCTTGGTCCGTCGGATATAGTCCAGTAGCGACGTTTTACCGTGATCAACATGGCCCATGACACTTACGACAGGTGCGCGCTTGGTTTTCTCGCCACCCTCGAAGGAGAATTCGCTCAGAACCTCTTCTTCGAACGCATCATCACTGACTGTCTTGGCCTTGTGGCCCAGCTCTTCAGTTACCAGAACCGCTGTTTCCTGGTCCAGTGCCTGGTTGATGGTGGCCATTACGCCCATACCCATCAGTGTCTTGATCACGTCAGCTGACTTGACCGCCATACGCTGGGCCAGGTCACCTACGCTAATCGTTTCGGGAATCTCTACTTCTCTGACCATTGGTTTGGTCGGCCTCTCGAAGCCATGACGCTTCTCTTTGGGTTTCTTTTTCGCACGCAGCGGCTTACGTAAGGTGGTATCTTCTTCGTCCTCGGAAATAACCAGAGGCTCTTCCACCGGGCGGCTGCGCGGACCACGATGACCAGCCGATTTCTTCTTCGGCTTGCCTTCTTCGATCTCGTCGCCACGTTCGCGAACTTTTTCTTTCTTTTTCTTCGGCTTCCGGTCCTTACCCTCGCCTTCAGGCGGCGGCATAGGCATATCTTCCGGAGCCGGAACGGGCTCGGGCTCTTTCGCCTTCTTGGGCGGCTCTTCTGCAACTGGCGCCTTTTCTTCTTCGGCGGTTTCAGCTGCCTTCTCTTCCTGCACCGGAGCTGGTGTCTCGGTCTCAGGCTGAGGCGCCTGCTCAGCGGCAACCTTCGGAGCCTCCTCCACTGGAGCCTGCTTCTGCTCTTCTACCGCCTCTTCTGGCTGAGGAGCTTCCGCTTCCGGCTGCACCTCTGCCCGCTTGATGTACGTGCGGCGCTTGCGAACTTCCACATTAACCGTCTTGGCCTTACCAGCCTTGAGGGTGGTTGTGGTCTTCCGCTTCAGGGTGATCTTGCGGGGTTCTGAATCCGCCTCACCGTGAGTCTTTCTCAAATATGCCAGCAACTGCTGCTTCTCATCGCTGGATACAGAGTCGTTTTCAGAACGGGCCTTGAGGCCGGCTTCCACGATCTGCTTCAGCAAACGATCCACGGGAGCGCCTACATCTTCGGCCAGTTGTTTTACCGTTACTTCAGCCATACTGGTCCTCCTCCCGAATTAGGCCTGGTCTTCAAACCAGGGGGCGCGTGCAGTCATAATCAGCTGACCAGCACGCTCTTCATCCATACCTTCAATATCGAGCAGGTCGCCGACCGACTGCTCCGCCAGATCTTCCATGGTACGGACACCTATACCTGCCAGCTTAAATGCCAGGCCTCTGTCCATACCGTCCATAGCCAGAAGATCTTCTGCCGGCTCCGCGCCTTCAAGAGCCTCCTCACTTTTCAGAGCCTGGTTAAGCAGGACATCTTTGGCACGACGACGCAGTTCAGTGACGGTATCTTCGTCAAAACCTTCGATCGCCAGCATCTCTTCCATTGGTACGTAGGCCACTTCCTCAATGGAGGTAAAGCCTTCCTCAATCAGGACAGCGGCAAACTCCTCGTCTACATCCAGATGACCAACGAAATGCTCTACCAGACCACTATACTCCTGTTCCTGACGCTCACCGGCTTCCTCTTCGGTCATTACGTTCAGGGTCCAACTGGTCAACTCTGTGGCCAGGCGAACATTCTGGCCGTTCCGGCCGATGGCCTGGGCCAGGTTATCTTCAGCGACGGCAACTTCCATGGTGTGGCGATCTTCATCCATCACGATGGAAGCAACTTCCGCCGGAGACATGGCATTGATTACCAACTGAGCGGGGTTGTCGTCCCAGAGAACAATGTCTACACGCTCGCCGCCCAGCTCGTTGGAGACGGCCTGCACGCGTGAACCACGCATGCCAACACAGGCACCAACCGGGTCAATACGACGGTCATTGGTCTTCACGGCAATCTTGGCCCGGGAACCGGGATCACGGGCTGCGCCACGGATCTCGATCAGTTCCTCTGCGATCTCCGGCACTTCGATGCGGAAAAGCTCAATCAGCATCTGCGGCGCCGTGCGGCTCAGGATCAGTTGCGGGCCGCGGTGATCCGTCCGGATCTCCAGCAGCAGTGAACGCACCCTGTCACCCATCCGGAAAGTTTCCCGGGGGATGAGGTTTTCGCGGGGCAACAACGCCTCTGCGTTAGCGCCGAGATCCACAATCACATTGTCGCGAGTGACCTTCTTGACCGTACCGGATACGAGCTCACCAACACGGTCACGGTAGCTATCCACGATCTTGGTACGCTCGGCTTCGCGAACCTTCTGGAAGATGATCTGCTTGGCCGCCTGGGCACCAATCCGCCCGAACGCGACCGACTCGATCTTCTCTTCATGAATGTCGCCCGGGCGCAGGTTTGAATCAATTTCTTCCGCTTCCTGCATCGTCAACTCGGTGCCCAGCGCCGGCACGGCATCATTATCGACCACCAGCCAGCGACGGAAGGTTTCGTACTCTCCGGTGCGACGATCAATGGCAACCCGGATATCCGCTTCCTCATCGTCGTAACGTTTTTTGGCAGCGGTGGCGAGCGCAAGCTCGATCGCCTCAAAAATCACATCCTTCTCGACTCCTTTCTCGTTCGAGACGGATTCAACCACCAGCAAGATCTCTTTACTCATTGGATTGCCCTGCCCTCAAAATAAACTGTGCGTCCACTGACTTTCTTAAATGTATTCATTCAAATACCGGGATAATGTGAGCTTTTTCAATGCTGTCGAACGGCAGCAGATACTCGTGGTCGTCAACCAGGACAACCACATCATCCCCCTCAACGCCCTTGATAAGGCCCTGGAATTTGCGCCTGCCGTCAAAGGCCATGCGCAAGCGGATCTGTACCTGATGGCCAGCAAAGGCCTCGTATTGTTCAAGACGAAACAGCGGGCGATCCATCCCGGGGGATGAGACCTCAAGCGTGTATTCGGTCTGAATGGGGTCTTCCACATCCATCACACCGCTGATCTGGCGACTGACCTTTTCGCAGTCTTCAACCGAGACGCCGTTTTCAGCATCATCTATAAAGACCCTCAGCTTTGAATGATGGCCCTGCGAGCGATATTCAATACCCCAGAACTCAAAGCCCAGGCCTTCGACTACAGGCCGAAGAATGTCTTCCAGTTGCTTAAGCTTGGCTGACAAGTTATGCCGTCTCCATTTTCAAATTTACCGGCCCCAAAAACAAAAAAAGGGCTGTTCATCAGCCCTTTTTATGCACCAGGGCCTGATGCGCCAGGCCCCTTAATCAAAAAGCCCCTACAAGTGGGGCCCTTTGTTGCAAGAACTCGCAAGAAGCAAAACGATGAACCGCTTCCTGCTGACAGACACCTGGCCTGCCAGAAAACCGCGGACTGACGCCCACCGGTTCCAATATCCGCCGGAGTATAGAGACGCCGGCTGGACTGGTCAAGGACTGACCAAAAAAAACGGCCTGGAGATTCCAAGCCGTTTTTTCTTATATGGTGCCCGGGGCCGGACTCGAACCGGCACGGCTTTCGCCACTACCCCCTCAAGATAGCGTGTCTACCAGTTCCACCACCCGGGCAGCACTCTTACTCGAGCTCGGGAAGATCAGACTCCCCGCTCTCGGCTTCGCCTGTTTGCGCCGCATCACCTTGCTCAGCAGCCTGATCCGCCGGCGCCTGCTTGGACTCCTGAACTACCGGAATACCAGCCTCACCTGCCACTTCAGCACGCTGCTTGGCGAACACCGCCAGCGAAAAACTCGTTACAAAAAATACGATCGCAAGAATCGTGGTAAAACGGGTCAGAAAACTGCCGCTACCCTGACTACCAAAAACAGTCTGGGAAGCACCGCCACCAAAAGCGGCACCAGCATCAGCGCCCTTGCCCTGCTGGATCAAAACCAGACCCACCAGCGCCACCGCGATCACCACGTGCACAACGACTACCAGTGTTTCCATCCAATCCATAACGACTCTCGCGAACCTTTTAACTTTAGGTACCCGCCGGCATCGACCGGCAGATACTCACAAAATCTTTATCTTTGAGCGATGCACCGCCTATTAAACCGCCGTCAATATCCGGCTCGGCAAAAAGTGCGGCTGCATTATCCGCTTTTACACTGCCGCCGTAAAGCAGGGAAATGCTTTCGGCCGGTGCCCCGATTCCCGCAAGCACCTTTCTAATCGACGCGTGCATTGTCTGGGCATCTTCTGCAGTGGCTGTTTTACCCGTACCGATCGCCCAGACCGGCTCGTAAGCCACTACTATACGGCTCCACTGATCAGCGGCCACACTGGCCAGACCATGCTTCACCTGAGCCGCGACAACAGCTTCGGCTCGACCAGCTTCACGCTCTTCCAGGGTCTCGCCGACACAAACAACGGCGGTCAAACCACAAGAAACCAGGCGCTCGACCTTGGCAGCCACCATGTCATCGGATTCCCCGAAAATCTGCCGGCGCTCCGAATGACCAACCAGGGCAAACGTACAACCCTGGTCCTTCACCATCTCCGCGGAAATCTCGCCGGTAAAGGCGCCTGACTGCCACTGACCTACGTTCTGAACACCAACAGCCAAAGTATCGGCTGCCTGCTCCACAACATCCCTGACATAAATCGCGGGAGGGATAATAACAACCTCCACGCCATTATCAAGAGACTCGGACTCTGACCGGACATAGCCTACCAGCTTTTCCGCCAGGTCTTTCGACCCGTTCATTTTCCAGTTTCCGGCTACGATCTTGCGGCGCATAACAGTTCCCGAACGTAAGGGAGGGCGAACTATACAGCAGTCCCTCGTGACAGACAACCGCCTGAAAACACAAAATTAAGGCGTGGAATTTTCCACAACCAGGGCAAGCTCTTTGGCGATGCGGGCTATATCTTCCGCGTCCTGCCCCTCGGTCATTACACGAATCAGCGGCTCAGTGCCGGAAGCCCTCAAAAGGACACGACCGGAGTCGCCGAGCTGGACTTCGGCCTTGCGAACAGCGGCAGTGATATCGTCCCGACTGAGCGGATCAAAGCGCTTCGCGACCCGAACGTTCACCATGGTCTGCGGCAGCTTGCTCATGCCCTGGCGCAATTCCGCAAGGGACTTGCCAGACTTTCTGACCGCCACCAGAACCTGGAGCGCAGAGACAATACCATCGCCCGTGCTGGTGCAGTCCCGGATCACCATATGGCCGGAGCCCTCGCCACCGAGCACCCACTGATTGGCCACCAAACGTTCCATCACGTAGCGGTCACCAACCTTGGCACGCTCGAAATCTATGCCCTGCTCTCTCAGAGCAAGCTCCACACCAAGGTTGGTCATCAAGGTGCCGACAACCCCGCCGTTCAGGCGGCCTTCAGCAAACCGCTGGGAAGCAATCACGTAAAGCAGCTCATCGCCATCCACTTCGGAGCCATCACGATCAACCATAAGCACCCGGTCGCCGTCTCCATCAAACGCGATACCCAGATCCGCGCCTTTTTCCAGGACAGCCTGTTTGAGCGCGCCCAGATGGGTAGACCCCACATTCAGGTTAATATTGAGACCATCCGGATCTCCACCGATAACCATTACCTCGGCGCCCAACTCCCCGAACACCTTGGGGGCGACGTGATAGGTTGCACCGTGGGCGCAATCGAGCACCACCTTCATACCATCGAGGGCAAATTCATTAGGCACTGTGCTCTTGCAAAACTCCACGTATCGACCGGGGGCATCGTCTACCCGGGACGCCTTGCCCAGCTCCGAGGAATCACAAACCTGAATAGGCTTATCGAGCCACCGCTCAATCTCTGTCTCCAGCGCGTCATCCAGCTTAGTACCAGCTGGCGAAAAGAACTTGATGCCGTTGTCATGGTGCGGATTGTGCGAAGCACTGATTACAATGCCGGCGGAGGCCCGAAAGGTTCGTGTCAGGTATGCAATGGCAGGCGTCGGCATCGGCCCGAGAAGCTTTACGTCTACCCCGGCAGCAGAAAGGCCCGCCTCCAAAGCCGACTCAAACATATAGCCAGAAAGGCGAGTATCCTTACCAATCAGGACACTGTTGCGCTGACCGCCGCGTTTGAAAGCCTGCCCCGCAGCCCAACCCAGGTGCAGCATAAACTCCGGAGTAATCGGAAATTCCCCAACATGCCCACGTATGCCATCCGTGCCAAAGTACTTTCTCTCGGACATCAAACTGCCTCCTTCATCGCCGTCACTACCTTGACAGCATCAACCGTTTCCCGGACATCGTGCACCCGTATGATGCTTGCCCCCTTCATAGCCGATATTGTCGCGGCGGCAAGGCTTGCGGGCAACCGTTCATTTACTTCACGCCCGGTGATCGCCCCCAGCATGGACTTCCGGGAAATACCAACAAGCAGCGGATGACCGAGAATCTGCAACTGTTCCATCGAGGCCAGCAGTTGCAGGTTGTGTTCAAGTGTTTTACCAAATCCAAAGCCAGGGTCTAACAGAATGTTTTCGGGGCGCACCCCCGCATGCTCGGCGACCCGCATACGCTCACTCAGAAACTCACTGACTTCACGGCGCACATTACGATATTCCGGGCGCTCCTGCATCGAATCCGGCTCACCCTGAATGTGCATGATGCAGACGGGAATATCCGCCTTCGCAACGACTTCAGGTACCCCTTCCCGCTGCAAGGCACGGACATCATTTATCAGCCCCGCCCCGAGGCGCGCTGCTTCAGCCATAACTTCTGGCGCACTGGTATCAATCGAAACCACCACACCCAGCTCCCGGGCAATGGCTTCCACCACCGGGCACACGCGGTCCAGCTCTTCCTGGACCGATACCGGGCTCGCACCGGGCCGGGTGGATTCTCCCCCCACATCAATAAATGCGGCACCGTCGGCGACCATTTGCCGAGCGCGGAGAATCGCAGCCTCAGGGCGATTGAACTGCCCACCATCGGAAAAGGAGTCCGGGGTAACATTCAGGACACCCATCACATGGCTGCGGGACATATCCAGGACCCGCCCGGCGAAATTCATTTCCATAGAAGACCTTCTTTCCAAACCAAAATATTTGGAGTAACAAAAACAAACGCCGCCCGGAGCCCGGGCGGCGCATGAATCAGACTTTCAGGTCAGCCGACTGAGTCAGTGCTCGCCGGCAGGCCGACCAACACCTGGCTGATGACCATCATCAGAGCTCTTCGGATCCGGAGCCTGCTCAGGCTCATCCGCCTTGACTCCTCCGGTCGGGCCGTTGTCACCCCAGCCCTTCGGTGGGCGAGGTATACGACCTTCCATGATGTCGTCAATCTGGAAGCGATCGATG of Marinobacter sediminum contains these proteins:
- the rbfA gene encoding 30S ribosome-binding factor RbfA; translation: MPREFSRIDRIGDQMQRELAQLIQREVKDPRIGMVTVNAVKVSRDLGYADIYVSLLSAEELTEDSPEVQDSLKVLAKASGFLRGQVGRAMKLRVVPQLRFHFDTLQGYSRKMDSLIRKAVGDKPVVDSDDDDSQNDPEQTA
- the infB gene encoding translation initiation factor IF-2, with the protein product MAEVTVKQLAEDVGAPVDRLLKQIVEAGLKARSENDSVSSDEKQQLLAYLRKTHGEADSEPRKITLKRKTTTTLKAGKAKTVNVEVRKRRTYIKRAEVQPEAEAPQPEEAVEEQKQAPVEEAPKVAAEQAPQPETETPAPVQEEKAAETAEEEKAPVAEEPPKKAKEPEPVPAPEDMPMPPPEGEGKDRKPKKKKEKVRERGDEIEEGKPKKKSAGHRGPRSRPVEEPLVISEDEEDTTLRKPLRAKKKPKEKRHGFERPTKPMVREVEIPETISVGDLAQRMAVKSADVIKTLMGMGVMATINQALDQETAVLVTEELGHKAKTVSDDAFEEEVLSEFSFEGGEKTKRAPVVSVMGHVDHGKTSLLDYIRRTKVASGESGGITQHIGAYHVETDHGMVSFLDTPGHAAFTAMRARGAQCTDIVILVVAADDGVMPQTKEAVQHARSAGVPLVVAINKMDKEGADPDRIKSELAALEVVPEDWGGDVQFVPVSAHTGDGIEALLEAVLLQSEILELEASPDAPAKGVVVESSLERGRGSVATVLVQNGTLRQGDMVVAGSYFGKVRAMTDEAGKQAKEAGPSIPVEILGLNGTPDAGDEFFAVADEKKAKELAEFRQTREREQRLQRQQAAKLENLFENMGKDEVKTLNVVLKTDVRGSLEAILKALKDLGNDEVQVKIVSSGVGGIAETDISLAMATNAVIFGFNVRADAASKRLVEQEGLDLRYYSIIYNLIDDVKAALTGMLAPEFREDIVGIADVRDVFRSPKFGQVAGCMVTEGNVYRNKPIRVLRDNVVIFEGELESLRRFKDDVPEVRNGMECGIGVKGYDVKVGDQIEVFDRVRVERKLESTGA
- the rpsO gene encoding 30S ribosomal protein S15; this encodes MALSASEKSEIVNDFQQGEGDTGSPEVQVALLSANINKLQGHFKTNKQDHHSRRGLIRMVNQRRKLLDYLKRKNADRYLDLIQRLGLRR
- the pnp gene encoding polyribonucleotide nucleotidyltransferase, which codes for MKPVKKSFELGGKTVTLETGRIARQATGAVLVTIDDVSVLGTVVGAKEPKPGQGFFPLTVNYTEKTYAVGKIPGGFFKREGRPSEKETLTSRLIDRPIRPLFPNGYMNEVQVVLTVMSANKTQDPDMAAMLAASAALSISGIPFDGPIGAARVAFTNERGYFLNPTFEELETSLLNMVVAGTEDAVLMVESEAKGLTEDQMLGGVLFAHQEMQVAVNAIKEFAAETGKPRWEWLPETENAELLNAIKGEFSSAIEEAYSIRDKMERYARLGEIKATAVEKFAGEEENQPSADEVKKCFGKIEKTCVRQQVIDGKPRIDGRDNKTVRPIEIEVGVLPSTHGSALFTRGETQAIVTATLGTARDMQIIDALEGERKDPFLFHYNFPPYSVGEAGRMGTPGRREVGHGRLAKRGISAVMPTIEEFPYTIRAVSEITESNGSSSMASVCGSSLALMDAGVPLKAPVAGIAMGLVKEGDKFAVLTDILGDEDHLGDMDFKVAGTKEGITALQMDIKINGITDEIMELALEQAHEARLHILGEMNKVIAESRPELSARAPSITTIKINPDKIRDVIGKGGATIRSICDETGASIDLDDDGNVKIYADNQEAAQAAVNRVKEITAEIEVGAIYKGRVERIVDFGAFVNILPGKDGLVHISQISERRIENVTDELSEGQEVLVKVLDVDNRGRVKLSMKEVKEGEEPTDFSA
- the rimP gene encoding ribosome maturation factor RimP; this translates as MSAKLKQLEDILRPVVEGLGFEFWGIEYRSQGHHSKLRVFIDDAENGVSVEDCEKVSRQISGVMDVEDPIQTEYTLEVSSPGMDRPLFRLEQYEAFAGHQVQIRLRMAFDGRRKFQGLIKGVEGDDVVVLVDDHEYLLPFDSIEKAHIIPVFE
- the nusA gene encoding transcription termination factor NusA; the protein is MSKEILLVVESVSNEKGVEKDVIFEAIELALATAAKKRYDDEEADIRVAIDRRTGEYETFRRWLVVDNDAVPALGTELTMQEAEEIDSNLRPGDIHEEKIESVAFGRIGAQAAKQIIFQKVREAERTKIVDSYRDRVGELVSGTVKKVTRDNVIVDLGANAEALLPRENLIPRETFRMGDRVRSLLLEIRTDHRGPQLILSRTAPQMLIELFRIEVPEIAEELIEIRGAARDPGSRAKIAVKTNDRRIDPVGACVGMRGSRVQAVSNELGGERVDIVLWDDNPAQLVINAMSPAEVASIVMDEDRHTMEVAVAEDNLAQAIGRNGQNVRLATELTSWTLNVMTEEEAGERQEQEYSGLVEHFVGHLDVDEEFAAVLIEEGFTSIEEVAYVPMEEMLAIEGFDEDTVTELRRRAKDVLLNQALKSEEALEGAEPAEDLLAMDGMDRGLAFKLAGIGVRTMEDLAEQSVGDLLDIEGMDEERAGQLIMTARAPWFEDQA
- the truB gene encoding tRNA pseudouridine(55) synthase TruB, translated to MSRRRKGRDVNGILVIDKPLGVTSNGILQQVKRLYGAAKAGHTGALDPLATGVLPLCFGEATKFSQMMLDSDKAYVATARLGIRTETGDSEGAVVEEKPVPSDLSTEYLETVLDGFRGDIQQVPSMYSALKHKGRPLYEYAREGIEVERPARPVTIYELTLLDVRENELDIAVSCTKGTYIRSLVEDIGEALGCGAHVIALRRTMASGFTLSSAHEVPKLEAMRERDESLDGLLVAPDAALSMFPEVKLAGPPLVSILNGQPVRIPGQSLEGFVRLYGNEGFVGLAEAFPEGELINLIPRRLVKSSGKR
- the tpiA gene encoding triose-phosphate isomerase yields the protein MRRKIVAGNWKMNGSKDLAEKLVGYVRSESESLDNGVEVVIIPPAIYVRDVVEQAADTLAVGVQNVGQWQSGAFTGEISAEMVKDQGCTFALVGHSERRQIFGESDDMVAAKVERLVSCGLTAVVCVGETLEEREAGRAEAVVAAQVKHGLASVAADQWSRIVVAYEPVWAIGTGKTATAEDAQTMHASIRKVLAGIGAPAESISLLYGGSVKADNAAALFAEPDIDGGLIGGASLKDKDFVSICRSMPAGT
- the secG gene encoding preprotein translocase subunit SecG; this translates as MDWMETLVVVVHVVIAVALVGLVLIQQGKGADAGAAFGGGASQTVFGSQGSGSFLTRFTTILAIVFFVTSFSLAVFAKQRAEVAGEAGIPVVQESKQAPADQAAEQGDAAQTGEAESGESDLPELE